The following proteins are encoded in a genomic region of Ailuropoda melanoleuca isolate Jingjing chromosome 10, ASM200744v2, whole genome shotgun sequence:
- the UPK3B gene encoding uroplakin-3b isoform X1, producing MWKKAEGAATMGLAQRQLSPSLLLLLVGALVWPPPCLSLGEWGSWDEFTWLDPRGWDTHWGDGILGAHLSSGGRAGPRPLMPISSTTELIPYTPQITAWDLEGKVTATTFSLEQPRCVLDGLAGIPNTIWLVVAFSNASRDFQNPQTLAEIPAFPRLLTDGHYMTLPLSLDQLPCEDPKDGSRGVPLLRVGNDPGCLADLHQPPYCNSPLPSPGPYRVKFLLMDTRGSPQAETRWSDPIALHQGSAGGGGALTPVDPCGLVTHPTPHPRQMVMLSRPLLLLPGDWGPGGSVQVQPIPQTEPRAGEVGHRVSLIGRDTSSVHAQMLVSPWVPRSQPSRGQKQPSP from the exons ATGTGGAAGAAGGCTGAGGGGGCGGCCACCATGGGGCTCGCACAGAGGCAGCTTAGCCCATCGCTGCTCCTCCTCCTCGTGGGGGCGCTGGTCTGGCCCCCGCCCTGTCTGAGCCTGGGTGAGTGGGGATCCTGGGATGAATTCACCTGGCTAGACCCAAGGGGCTGGGACACCCACTGGGGTGATGGGATCCTGGGAGCCCACCTGTCCAGTGGGGGGAGAGCAGGTCCCAGGCCCCTCATGCCTATCTCCTCAACTACAGAGCTGATCCCCTACACGCCGCAGATAACAGCCTGGGACCTGGAAGGGAAGGTCACAGCCACCACGTTCTCCCTGGAGCAGCCTCGCTGTGTCCTGGACGGGCTTGCTGGCATTCCCAACACCATCTGGCTGGTGGTGGCCTTCAGCAACG CCTCCAGGGACTTCCAGAACCCACAGACACTAGCTGAGATCCCAGCCTTCCCACGGCTGCTGACTGATGGCCACTATATGACGCTGCCTCTATCCCTGGACCAGCTGCCCTGTGAGGACCCCAAGGACGGCAGCAGGGGCGTCCCCCTTCTGCGGGTGGGCAATGACCCTGGCTGCCTTGCTGACCTCCACCAGCCGCCCTACTgcaacagccccctccccagccctggaccTTACCG GGTGAAGTTCCTCCTGATGGACACCAGGGGCTCACCCCAGGCCGAGACCAGGTGGTCCGACCCCATTGCTCTCCACCAAGgtagtgctgggggagggggtgctctgACCCCAGTCGACCCCTGTGGACTagtcacccaccccaccccccacccccgccaaatGGTCATGCTCAGCcggcctctcctgctgctgccagGAGACTGGGGGCCTGGAGGCAGTGTCCAAGTCCAGCCCATTCCCCAAACAGAACCTCGTGCTGGAGAGGTGGGGCACCGGGTCAGCCTCATTGGCAGAGACACCAGCTCTGTCCATGCTCAAATGTTGGTCAGCCCTTGGGTGCCCAGGTCCCAGCCCAGTCGTGGGCAGAAACAGCCTTCCCCTTGA
- the UPK3B gene encoding uroplakin-3b isoform X5: MWKKAEGAATMGLAQRQLSPSLLLLLVGALVWPPPCLSLGEWGSWDEFTWLDPRGWDTHWGDGILGAHLSSGGRAGPRPLMPISSTTELIPYTPQITAWDLEGKVTATTFSLEQPRCVLDGLAGIPNTIWLVVAFSNASRDFQNPQTLAEIPAFPRLLTDGHYMTLPLSLDQLPCEDPKDGSRGVPLLRVGNDPGCLADLHQPPYCNSPLPSPGPYRVKFLLMDTRGSPQAETRWSDPIALHQDGETKAR; the protein is encoded by the exons ATGTGGAAGAAGGCTGAGGGGGCGGCCACCATGGGGCTCGCACAGAGGCAGCTTAGCCCATCGCTGCTCCTCCTCCTCGTGGGGGCGCTGGTCTGGCCCCCGCCCTGTCTGAGCCTGGGTGAGTGGGGATCCTGGGATGAATTCACCTGGCTAGACCCAAGGGGCTGGGACACCCACTGGGGTGATGGGATCCTGGGAGCCCACCTGTCCAGTGGGGGGAGAGCAGGTCCCAGGCCCCTCATGCCTATCTCCTCAACTACAGAGCTGATCCCCTACACGCCGCAGATAACAGCCTGGGACCTGGAAGGGAAGGTCACAGCCACCACGTTCTCCCTGGAGCAGCCTCGCTGTGTCCTGGACGGGCTTGCTGGCATTCCCAACACCATCTGGCTGGTGGTGGCCTTCAGCAACG CCTCCAGGGACTTCCAGAACCCACAGACACTAGCTGAGATCCCAGCCTTCCCACGGCTGCTGACTGATGGCCACTATATGACGCTGCCTCTATCCCTGGACCAGCTGCCCTGTGAGGACCCCAAGGACGGCAGCAGGGGCGTCCCCCTTCTGCGGGTGGGCAATGACCCTGGCTGCCTTGCTGACCTCCACCAGCCGCCCTACTgcaacagccccctccccagccctggaccTTACCG GGTGAAGTTCCTCCTGATGGACACCAGGGGCTCACCCCAGGCCGAGACCAGGTGGTCCGACCCCATTGCTCTCCACCAAG ATGGAGAAACTAAGGCTCGGTGA
- the UPK3B gene encoding uroplakin-3b isoform X2 yields MWKKAEGAATMGLAQRQLSPSLLLLLVGALVWPPPCLSLGEWGSWDEFTWLDPRGWDTHWGDGILGAHLSSGGRAGPRPLMPISSTTELIPYTPQITAWDLEGKVTATTFSLEQPRCVLDGLAGIPNTIWLVVAFSNASRDFQNPQTLAEIPAFPRLLTDGHYMTLPLSLDQLPCEDPKDGSRGVPLLRVGNDPGCLADLHQPPYCNSPLPSPGPYRVKFLLMDTRGSPQAETRWSDPIALHQGKAPASIDTWPGRRGGDMVVITSILSSLASLLLLAFLAASTVRFSSLWWPEEAPEQLRIGSFMGKRYMTHHIPPSEAVTLPVGCEPGLDPLPSLRP; encoded by the exons ATGTGGAAGAAGGCTGAGGGGGCGGCCACCATGGGGCTCGCACAGAGGCAGCTTAGCCCATCGCTGCTCCTCCTCCTCGTGGGGGCGCTGGTCTGGCCCCCGCCCTGTCTGAGCCTGGGTGAGTGGGGATCCTGGGATGAATTCACCTGGCTAGACCCAAGGGGCTGGGACACCCACTGGGGTGATGGGATCCTGGGAGCCCACCTGTCCAGTGGGGGGAGAGCAGGTCCCAGGCCCCTCATGCCTATCTCCTCAACTACAGAGCTGATCCCCTACACGCCGCAGATAACAGCCTGGGACCTGGAAGGGAAGGTCACAGCCACCACGTTCTCCCTGGAGCAGCCTCGCTGTGTCCTGGACGGGCTTGCTGGCATTCCCAACACCATCTGGCTGGTGGTGGCCTTCAGCAACG CCTCCAGGGACTTCCAGAACCCACAGACACTAGCTGAGATCCCAGCCTTCCCACGGCTGCTGACTGATGGCCACTATATGACGCTGCCTCTATCCCTGGACCAGCTGCCCTGTGAGGACCCCAAGGACGGCAGCAGGGGCGTCCCCCTTCTGCGGGTGGGCAATGACCCTGGCTGCCTTGCTGACCTCCACCAGCCGCCCTACTgcaacagccccctccccagccctggaccTTACCG GGTGAAGTTCCTCCTGATGGACACCAGGGGCTCACCCCAGGCCGAGACCAGGTGGTCCGACCCCATTGCTCTCCACCAAG GGAAAGCCCCAGCCTCCATCGACACGTGGCCAGGGCGGCGCGGTGGTGACATGGTCGTCATCACCTCCATCCTCTCGTCTCTGGCCAGCCTCCTGCTCCTGGCCTTCCTGGCAGCATCCACCGTGCGCTT CTCCAGCCTGTGGTGGCCCGAGGAGGCCCCGGAGCAGCTGCGGATTGGCTCCTTCATGGGGAAGCGCTACATGACCCACCACATCCCACCCAGCGAGGCCGTCACCCTGCCTGTGGGCTGTGAGCCTGGCCtggaccccctccccagcctcagacCCTAG
- the UPK3B gene encoding uroplakin-3b isoform X3 yields the protein MWKKAEGAATMGLAQRQLSPSLLLLLVGALVWPPPCLSLELIPYTPQITAWDLEGKVTATTFSLEQPRCVLDGLAGIPNTIWLVVAFSNASRDFQNPQTLAEIPAFPRLLTDGHYMTLPLSLDQLPCEDPKDGSRGVPLLRVGNDPGCLADLHQPPYCNSPLPSPGPYRVKFLLMDTRGSPQAETRWSDPIALHQGSAGGGGALTPVDPCGLVTHPTPHPRQMVMLSRPLLLLPGDWGPGGSVQVQPIPQTEPRAGEVGHRVSLIGRDTSSVHAQMLVSPWVPRSQPSRGQKQPSP from the exons ATGTGGAAGAAGGCTGAGGGGGCGGCCACCATGGGGCTCGCACAGAGGCAGCTTAGCCCATCGCTGCTCCTCCTCCTCGTGGGGGCGCTGGTCTGGCCCCCGCCCTGTCTGAGCCTGG AGCTGATCCCCTACACGCCGCAGATAACAGCCTGGGACCTGGAAGGGAAGGTCACAGCCACCACGTTCTCCCTGGAGCAGCCTCGCTGTGTCCTGGACGGGCTTGCTGGCATTCCCAACACCATCTGGCTGGTGGTGGCCTTCAGCAACG CCTCCAGGGACTTCCAGAACCCACAGACACTAGCTGAGATCCCAGCCTTCCCACGGCTGCTGACTGATGGCCACTATATGACGCTGCCTCTATCCCTGGACCAGCTGCCCTGTGAGGACCCCAAGGACGGCAGCAGGGGCGTCCCCCTTCTGCGGGTGGGCAATGACCCTGGCTGCCTTGCTGACCTCCACCAGCCGCCCTACTgcaacagccccctccccagccctggaccTTACCG GGTGAAGTTCCTCCTGATGGACACCAGGGGCTCACCCCAGGCCGAGACCAGGTGGTCCGACCCCATTGCTCTCCACCAAGgtagtgctgggggagggggtgctctgACCCCAGTCGACCCCTGTGGACTagtcacccaccccaccccccacccccgccaaatGGTCATGCTCAGCcggcctctcctgctgctgccagGAGACTGGGGGCCTGGAGGCAGTGTCCAAGTCCAGCCCATTCCCCAAACAGAACCTCGTGCTGGAGAGGTGGGGCACCGGGTCAGCCTCATTGGCAGAGACACCAGCTCTGTCCATGCTCAAATGTTGGTCAGCCCTTGGGTGCCCAGGTCCCAGCCCAGTCGTGGGCAGAAACAGCCTTCCCCTTGA
- the UPK3BL2 gene encoding uroplakin-3b-like protein 2 — MGLSGRYRLLMPLLLLLACLQRGTGLERIRYMPQLASPTLAGTLTQTTFTLEQPRGQFSHLDISDLDAIWLVVARSNATQSFTAPQRAEDIPAPADFTRRGYYLTLMARRSLYPGNQPGNQLRVLRVGNDTGCLPARRGCNAPLPGPGPYRVKFLVMSGRGPVAETEWSSETRLQQAVALQAAPGPQSVGTVVITAILSVLVAVLLTALLALLIYTCYDTCGSTPISGPEQPVCVRRYDTHHMISPPAMGGS; from the exons ATGGGGCTCAGTGGTCGGTATCGGCTGCTGATGCCACTGTTGCTGCTGCTGGCCTGCCTCCAGCGGGGGACAGGCCTGG agCGCATCCGCTATATGCCCCAGCTTGCAAGCCCCACCCTGGCAGGGACGCTCACCCAGACTACCTTCACGCTGGAGCAGCCAAGGGGCCAGTTCAGTCACCTCGACATCTCTGACTTGGACGCCATCTGGCTGGTGGTGGCCCGCAGCAACG CCACCCAGAGCTTCACTGCCCCACAGAGGGCGGAGGATATCCCCGCCCCCGCCGACTTCACCCGGAGGGGCTACTACCTCACGCTGATGGCCCGCCGATCGCTCTACCCGGGCAACCAGCCCGGGAACCAGCTCCGGGTCCTCCGCGTCGGCAATGATACCGGCTGCCTCCCTGCCAGACGGGGCTGCAACGCCCCGCTGCCGGGCCCGGGCCCCTACCG AGTGAAGTTCCTGGTGATGAGTGGCAGGGGGCCTGTGGCTGAGACGGAGTGGTCCAGCGAGACCCGCCTGCAGCAAG CTGTGGCACTGCAGGCTGCCCCAGGGCCGCAAAGTGTGGGCACCGTGGTCATCACTGCCATTTTGTCGGTCCTGGTGGCTGTCCTCCTCACTGCCCTCCTTGCTCTGCTTATCTACACCTG cTATGACACCTGCGGGAGCACTCCCATTTCGGGCCCAGAGCAGCCGGTGTGCGTGAGAAGATATGATACCCACCACATGATCAGCCCTCCAGCCATGGGGGGCTCCTGA
- the UPK3B gene encoding uroplakin-3b isoform X4 codes for MWKKAEGAATMGLAQRQLSPSLLLLLVGALVWPPPCLSLELIPYTPQITAWDLEGKVTATTFSLEQPRCVLDGLAGIPNTIWLVVAFSNASRDFQNPQTLAEIPAFPRLLTDGHYMTLPLSLDQLPCEDPKDGSRGVPLLRVGNDPGCLADLHQPPYCNSPLPSPGPYRVKFLLMDTRGSPQAETRWSDPIALHQGKAPASIDTWPGRRGGDMVVITSILSSLASLLLLAFLAASTVRFSSLWWPEEAPEQLRIGSFMGKRYMTHHIPPSEAVTLPVGCEPGLDPLPSLRP; via the exons ATGTGGAAGAAGGCTGAGGGGGCGGCCACCATGGGGCTCGCACAGAGGCAGCTTAGCCCATCGCTGCTCCTCCTCCTCGTGGGGGCGCTGGTCTGGCCCCCGCCCTGTCTGAGCCTGG AGCTGATCCCCTACACGCCGCAGATAACAGCCTGGGACCTGGAAGGGAAGGTCACAGCCACCACGTTCTCCCTGGAGCAGCCTCGCTGTGTCCTGGACGGGCTTGCTGGCATTCCCAACACCATCTGGCTGGTGGTGGCCTTCAGCAACG CCTCCAGGGACTTCCAGAACCCACAGACACTAGCTGAGATCCCAGCCTTCCCACGGCTGCTGACTGATGGCCACTATATGACGCTGCCTCTATCCCTGGACCAGCTGCCCTGTGAGGACCCCAAGGACGGCAGCAGGGGCGTCCCCCTTCTGCGGGTGGGCAATGACCCTGGCTGCCTTGCTGACCTCCACCAGCCGCCCTACTgcaacagccccctccccagccctggaccTTACCG GGTGAAGTTCCTCCTGATGGACACCAGGGGCTCACCCCAGGCCGAGACCAGGTGGTCCGACCCCATTGCTCTCCACCAAG GGAAAGCCCCAGCCTCCATCGACACGTGGCCAGGGCGGCGCGGTGGTGACATGGTCGTCATCACCTCCATCCTCTCGTCTCTGGCCAGCCTCCTGCTCCTGGCCTTCCTGGCAGCATCCACCGTGCGCTT CTCCAGCCTGTGGTGGCCCGAGGAGGCCCCGGAGCAGCTGCGGATTGGCTCCTTCATGGGGAAGCGCTACATGACCCACCACATCCCACCCAGCGAGGCCGTCACCCTGCCTGTGGGCTGTGAGCCTGGCCtggaccccctccccagcctcagacCCTAG